In Eleginops maclovinus isolate JMC-PN-2008 ecotype Puerto Natales chromosome 10, JC_Emac_rtc_rv5, whole genome shotgun sequence, the following proteins share a genomic window:
- the LOC134871107 gene encoding 52 kDa repressor of the inhibitor of the protein kinase-like, with protein MIDKMKYIVMFFTCSPKREHLLKEVVDKEAHSTGKRKPLIDLSRTRWAARHDAYSHFYSAFVASRLMGLIPSVQCNSDVTVDISEAVALYQDDLPSPEVIDQELKRWKLKWQVKALHQRPSSCASAIKECDEMMYPNIFKLLKIACTLPVTSCECERSASVLRRLNTFMRSSMGEDRMSSLALIHTHYDMALDLDEAVDLYSKMHPRRLELMSVLMQ; from the exons atgattgataagatgaagtacatcgtcatgttcttcacctgcagcccgaagagggaacaccttctcaaggaggttgtagataaggaggcacattctaccggaaagcggaagcccctgattgacctcagccgcacaagatgggcagcacggcatgatgcctacagtcacttctacagtgcctttgt CGCATCAAGGCTCATGGGCCTAATTCCATCTGTCCAGTGCAACTCAGATGTAACGGTggacatctctgaagcagtcgctctgtaccaagatgacttgccatcaccagaggtcattgaccaggagctgaaacggtggaagttgaagtggcaggtcaaagcattacaccaaagaccaagctcatgtgcctcagctatcaaagagtgtgatgagatgatgtatccgaacatcttcaaactcctgaaaattgcatgcaccttgccagtgacctcctgcgaatgtgagaggtctgccagtgttctccggagactcaacacattcatgcggagcagcatgggagaggaccgcatgtcatccttggctctcatccatacccactacgacatggctctggatctggatgaagctgtcgatctatactcaaaaatgcacccaagacgattggagctgatgagcgttctgatgcaatag